The following coding sequences lie in one Deltaproteobacteria bacterium genomic window:
- a CDS encoding nucleotidyltransferase domain-containing protein — protein sequence MRVPPETKERLKKEITARLSEFPEVQRVVIFGSFVTSDDPHDLDIAVFQDSNESYYPLALKYRKNLRNVSKTIPLDVIPLRKTSQRDAFLTEIERGEILYER from the coding sequence ATGCGCGTGCCGCCCGAGACCAAGGAAAGGTTGAAGAAAGAAATTACCGCGCGTCTATCGGAGTTTCCGGAAGTTCAGCGTGTGGTCATCTTCGGATCGTTCGTGACTTCCGATGATCCACACGATTTGGACATTGCCGTGTTTCAGGATTCGAACGAAAGCTACTATCCTTTGGCTCTTAAGTACCGGAAGAACCTGCGGAACGTCTCCAAGACCATCCCGCTGGATGTGATCCCCCTGCGTAAGACCTCGCAGCGAGACGCTTTCCTGACAGAGATTGAGAGGGGCGAGATCCTGTATGAAAGATGA
- a CDS encoding HEPN domain-containing protein, producing MKDETRTWLSFADENLAVARLTLEHGHLNACLQNAQQAVEKYLKAMIVELDIEFRRTHSIRELAGLLGSQDISVVLAEDEMDLMDAIYVPSKYPVYTALPYMEPETAICEEALEIAGKIRKRVWVTLQPGDFPPDP from the coding sequence ATGAAAGATGAAACGCGGACGTGGCTGTCTTTTGCGGACGAAAATCTCGCCGTCGCCCGGTTAACGCTGGAACATGGTCACCTGAATGCCTGTCTCCAGAACGCTCAGCAGGCCGTAGAAAAGTATCTGAAGGCGATGATCGTCGAGCTGGACATCGAATTCCGGCGGACCCACAGCATCCGTGAACTGGCGGGCCTTCTCGGGTCCCAGGACATCTCAGTCGTCCTTGCTGAGGATGAAATGGACCTGATGGACGCCATCTATGTGCCGTCCAAATACCCGGTCTACACGGCATTGCCGTACATGGAACCCGAAACCGCAATCTGTGAGGAGGCTTTGGAGATCGCCGGTAAGATCCGAAAACGGGTATGGGTTACTTTGCAGCCGGGCGATTTTCCCCCTGATCCCTAA
- a CDS encoding radical SAM protein codes for MPTEDAHNFESPHAVRMSLAAAMTLGYKKGLFYRNARLYCINLLLTYRQGCAAKCAYCGLSSHRRGTYEGKSFIRVPWPMYPVDDILERISERQERVKRICISMITHKRAVQDTKDVCRRLRSAFDIPVSLLISPSIVGYDDLVDFKAAGADKIGVAIDTATPDLFDRFRGSGVGGPHKWDRYWQCLTEALSVFGEGHAGSHFMVGMGETEEQMCAALQRVRDAGGRTHLFSFFPEPDSKMAGHEPPPLDQYRRIQLARYLIDGGLFRADKFGYDGKGRIRDFGLLPRELDEVVDSGAPFRTSGCEGYDGQVACNRPFANSRPGPLMRNYPFPPIREDVLRIREQLGSAAGEGLEREE; via the coding sequence ATGCCCACTGAAGACGCGCACAATTTCGAGAGCCCTCATGCCGTGAGGATGAGTCTGGCGGCCGCCATGACGCTCGGCTACAAAAAAGGACTCTTCTACCGGAACGCCAGACTCTATTGCATCAACCTGTTGCTCACCTATCGTCAGGGATGTGCGGCCAAATGTGCTTACTGCGGCCTGTCGAGTCATCGTCGCGGCACGTACGAGGGGAAAAGCTTCATACGCGTGCCCTGGCCCATGTATCCGGTGGACGATATCCTGGAACGCATCTCCGAACGACAGGAGAGGGTCAAGAGAATCTGTATTTCCATGATCACCCACAAACGTGCGGTCCAGGATACGAAGGACGTGTGCCGGCGTTTGAGATCCGCCTTCGACATCCCGGTTTCCCTGCTGATCTCGCCTTCCATTGTCGGGTACGACGATCTTGTGGATTTCAAAGCCGCCGGGGCGGACAAGATCGGTGTGGCCATCGATACGGCGACGCCCGACCTGTTCGACCGATTCCGGGGATCTGGGGTTGGAGGGCCGCACAAATGGGACAGGTACTGGCAGTGTTTGACCGAGGCGCTTAGCGTGTTCGGAGAGGGTCATGCGGGCTCCCACTTCATGGTGGGCATGGGCGAAACCGAAGAGCAGATGTGCGCAGCCCTGCAGCGGGTCCGGGACGCAGGGGGTAGGACCCATCTGTTTTCGTTCTTCCCGGAACCGGATTCCAAAATGGCCGGGCATGAACCGCCTCCCCTGGATCAGTACCGTCGGATACAACTGGCTCGCTACCTGATCGACGGGGGACTCTTCCGGGCGGACAAGTTCGGTTATGACGGGAAAGGCCGCATCAGGGATTTTGGGCTTTTGCCGCGGGAACTCGACGAGGTCGTTGATTCGGGGGCGCCTTTTCGGACGAGCGGTTGCGAGGGATACGATGGGCAGGTGGCCTGCAACCGGCCCTTTGCCAACTCGCGGCCCGGCCCTCTCATGCGGAATTACCCCTTTCCGCCCATCCGGGAAGACGTTCTGCGGATCCGCGAGCAGCTCGGCTCGGCGGCAGGCGAGGGCTTGGAGAGGGAGGAGTGA